A region from the Candidatus Angelobacter sp. genome encodes:
- a CDS encoding citrate synthase codes for MSNSPTPAKGLEGVVAAATGLSDVRGDIGQLIYCGYDINELAGKVTFEEVVHLLHHDHLPNRKELDELKGLLAAKRELPKGVVEIIKKFPKDAPPMHVIRTAVSALGCFDPEADNDSMDENRLKALRLIARIPVITAYYHRYRQGRILLPPEPSLGEAANFLYMIDGEKPSAEKTNTLDLCYVLHADHGMNASTFSARVTIATLSDMYSAITSAIGTLKGPLHGGANEGVIKMLQEIGSLDRVDAYIAEALAQKKKIMGIGHRVYKVLDPRAPHLKRMAQILSSKLGEPKWIQMSERIAELMLKEKKLNANVDFYSATVYYSLGIPTDLFTPVFAIARTAGWTAHLLEQLADNRLIRPQSQYTGPVGLKVVPVDQR; via the coding sequence ATGAGCAATTCCCCCACCCCCGCCAAAGGCCTGGAAGGCGTCGTCGCCGCCGCAACCGGGCTCAGCGACGTCCGCGGCGACATTGGCCAGCTGATTTACTGCGGCTACGACATCAACGAACTCGCCGGCAAGGTGACCTTCGAGGAGGTGGTCCATTTGCTGCACCACGACCATCTGCCCAACCGCAAAGAACTGGACGAACTGAAAGGCCTGCTCGCTGCCAAGCGTGAACTGCCCAAGGGCGTCGTCGAAATCATTAAAAAATTTCCCAAGGACGCGCCCCCGATGCACGTCATCCGCACGGCCGTTTCCGCGTTGGGATGCTTCGATCCCGAGGCCGACAACGATTCGATGGATGAAAACCGTTTAAAGGCGCTTCGCCTCATCGCGCGCATACCGGTCATCACCGCGTATTACCATCGTTACCGTCAGGGCAGGATTTTGCTGCCGCCTGAGCCGTCGCTGGGTGAGGCAGCGAATTTTCTCTACATGATTGACGGCGAGAAACCTTCGGCCGAAAAGACGAACACGCTGGACTTGTGCTACGTGCTGCACGCGGACCACGGCATGAACGCCTCCACGTTCAGCGCCCGTGTCACGATTGCAACATTGAGTGACATGTATTCGGCCATCACGAGTGCCATCGGCACGCTCAAAGGCCCGCTGCACGGCGGCGCGAACGAGGGCGTCATCAAAATGCTGCAGGAGATAGGCTCGCTTGACCGCGTGGATGCCTACATCGCCGAGGCTTTGGCGCAAAAGAAAAAAATCATGGGCATCGGTCACCGCGTTTACAAGGTGCTCGATCCCCGCGCGCCGCACCTGAAACGCATGGCACAAATCCTCAGCTCCAAACTCGGCGAGCCGAAATGGATTCAGATGAGCGAGCGCATCGCCGAACTCATGCTCAAGGAGAAAAAACTGAACGCCAACGTGGACTTCTACTCCGCAACGGTCTATTACTCGCTGGGTATTCCGACCGACCTGTTCACACCTGTCTTCGCCATCGCGCGCACCGCCGGCTGGACGGCGCACCTGCTGGAACAGTTGGCCGACAACCGCCTGATCCGTCCTCAGAGCCAATACACCGGGCCGGTTGGGTTGAAAGTTGTTCCCGTCGATCAGCGATAG
- a CDS encoding N-acetylmuramoyl-L-alanine amidase, giving the protein MKLAAVSFVLLAGLLTASAQNALSKLERTRLFGGEYVRLADWARSYGFHLSAARSKDEVLLTNAGSRLVFAVDSHRAEINGVTVLLSAPVAARNGTVFIALLDLQTAIHPVLFPEKSAVSAPIMSVCLDPGHGGKDPGNEEGRRQEKEYTLMLAREVRERLVAAGLKTTLTRSGDSFVPLSDRPEIARQRDADLFVSLHFNAAIAEKDVVQGVEVYCLTPPGASSTNARGDSADTGMLTGNRFDSKNMLLAYQIQKAIVKTLPAEDRGVKRARFAVLRTARVPAVLIEAGFMSHPVESKNIFNAEYRQRLARAIAEGILAYKRLEER; this is encoded by the coding sequence ATGAAACTGGCGGCTGTGTCGTTCGTGTTGCTGGCCGGTTTGCTGACGGCCTCCGCGCAAAACGCTTTAAGCAAACTGGAGCGGACACGCCTCTTCGGCGGCGAATATGTCCGGCTGGCCGACTGGGCAAGGTCATACGGGTTCCACCTCTCTGCGGCGCGCAGCAAGGACGAGGTGCTCCTGACCAACGCGGGGTCCAGACTGGTGTTCGCGGTTGATTCACACCGCGCGGAAATCAATGGCGTGACGGTGTTGCTTTCCGCGCCGGTTGCCGCACGCAACGGCACGGTGTTCATCGCCTTGCTGGATTTGCAGACGGCGATACATCCGGTGCTGTTTCCCGAAAAGAGCGCGGTCAGCGCGCCGATCATGAGTGTTTGCCTCGACCCCGGTCACGGCGGAAAAGATCCTGGCAACGAGGAAGGCCGCAGACAGGAGAAGGAATACACGCTGATGCTGGCGCGGGAGGTGCGCGAGCGGTTGGTTGCCGCGGGTCTGAAGACCACGCTGACCCGCAGCGGTGACAGTTTTGTTCCGTTGTCGGACCGGCCGGAGATCGCCAGACAGCGCGATGCCGATCTGTTTGTAAGCCTTCATTTCAACGCGGCCATTGCCGAGAAGGACGTGGTCCAGGGAGTGGAGGTTTATTGCCTTACCCCGCCGGGGGCCAGCTCCACCAACGCGCGCGGCGATTCAGCGGACACCGGCATGTTGACCGGGAACAGATTTGACTCGAAAAACATGCTGCTGGCCTATCAGATCCAGAAGGCGATCGTCAAAACCCTGCCTGCCGAAGATCGTGGAGTGAAACGCGCCCGCTTCGCGGTGTTGCGCACCGCGCGTGTCCCGGCCGTGTTGATCGAAGCGGGTTTCATGTCGCACCCGGTCGAATCGAAAAACATCTTCAACGCGGAATACCGCCAGCGGTTGGCGCGGGCCATCGCGGAGGGCATCCTCGCCTACAAACGGCTGGAGGAACGATGA
- the murI gene encoding glutamate racemase, with the protein MSKNVESPIGIFDSGIGGLTVVRQIHRVLPHEDIVYLGDTARVPYGTKSPGTVIRFAREDTQFLIGQKVKAVVAACNTVSAWALTTLAREFEVPVFGVIFPGAEAAVLKTRNNRIGVIGTTTTIRSQAYSRAILAREDSAKVFARACPLLVPLVEEGWTNQPVTLAVLRAYLSPLLRRGIDTLVLGCTHYPLLKKAIRAVAGRNVSLVDSAESCARFLSEHLRAAGLACGNRRRPGVIRPFVTDEAERFNDSARRFLGAPTKPAQKVDLPAFSVFPPEIG; encoded by the coding sequence ATGAGCAAAAATGTGGAATCGCCGATCGGCATTTTCGATTCCGGCATTGGCGGTCTCACGGTTGTGCGGCAAATCCACCGCGTCCTGCCGCACGAGGACATCGTGTATCTCGGAGACACCGCGCGTGTTCCTTACGGGACGAAATCGCCGGGCACGGTCATCCGTTTTGCGCGGGAGGACACGCAGTTCTTGATCGGGCAGAAGGTGAAGGCGGTGGTGGCGGCGTGCAACACGGTGTCGGCCTGGGCGCTGACGACCCTGGCCCGTGAATTCGAAGTCCCCGTGTTCGGCGTCATATTTCCTGGCGCGGAAGCGGCCGTGCTGAAGACACGGAACAACCGCATTGGAGTCATTGGCACGACAACGACCATCCGCAGTCAGGCGTACAGTCGCGCAATTCTGGCCCGCGAAGACTCCGCAAAGGTTTTTGCTCGCGCCTGTCCTCTGCTCGTTCCGCTGGTTGAAGAGGGGTGGACGAATCAGCCGGTTACGCTGGCCGTGTTGCGGGCGTACCTTTCGCCGCTGTTGCGCCGCGGCATCGACACCCTGGTGCTGGGCTGCACGCATTATCCGCTTTTGAAGAAGGCGATCCGCGCGGTGGCAGGGAGAAACGTGTCGCTCGTGGATTCAGCTGAAAGCTGCGCACGCTTTTTGAGCGAACATTTGCGGGCCGCCGGTCTGGCGTGCGGAAACAGGCGCCGACCGGGAGTGATCCGGCCGTTTGTAACCGATGAAGCCGAGCGTTTCAACGATTCGGCCAGACGGTTTCTCGGGGCGCCGACGAAACCTGCGCAGAAGGTGGATTTGCCGGCATTCTCCGTTTTTCCTCCGGAGATTGGATGA
- a CDS encoding cob(I)yrinic acid a,c-diamide adenosyltransferase has translation MSIVTKNGDNGTTGLMYNRRVSKCHPRVEACGSVDELNAALGLARASADREFIRSSLFNIQKDLVILMGELATETDDLPRYAKDGYSTVTSGLTAGLENLVREIESQNISYKGWATPGATLNSAALDVARGICRRAERRACGLRETGQLQNAEIIVYLNRLSDLLWLFARWVETRQIPSGDQE, from the coding sequence ATGAGCATCGTCACGAAGAATGGAGACAACGGCACGACCGGTCTGATGTACAATCGACGCGTTTCGAAATGCCATCCGCGCGTCGAAGCCTGCGGCAGCGTTGATGAGTTGAACGCTGCGCTTGGCCTGGCGCGCGCGTCGGCAGATCGTGAATTCATCCGCAGCAGTCTGTTTAACATCCAAAAAGATCTCGTGATTTTGATGGGAGAACTGGCCACTGAAACAGACGATCTGCCCCGCTATGCGAAAGACGGCTACTCGACGGTCACGTCCGGGTTGACCGCGGGTTTGGAAAATCTGGTGCGGGAAATCGAATCGCAGAATATCAGCTACAAGGGTTGGGCGACACCGGGCGCGACTCTGAATTCCGCCGCGCTCGACGTTGCGCGCGGCATCTGCCGGCGTGCCGAACGTCGGGCCTGCGGCCTGCGTGAGACAGGCCAACTTCAGAACGCGGAGATCATCGTTTATCTGAATCGCTTGAGCGATTTACTGTGGTTGTTTGCGCGATGGGTTGAAACCCGGCAGATCCCGTCCGGCGATCAGGAGTGA
- a CDS encoding dihydrofolate reductase family protein, producing the protein MKLPFVLINMAMTADGKIATANRAVSSFTSRRDFEHLLELRASADAVMSGARTVDQEGVNLGPGAERFRRLRLKNGLAECNLRIVASGSGSLNPRAAIFRHHFSPVVVLVSRRAPERNLRLLRALADEVKVFGGQEIDFRAAFMWLRDKWKIERLLCEGGGELNGSLFRDGLVNELHLTVCPKVFGGRQAPTIADGPPVLKLAAAARLALKSIKRSGDEVFLTYDVLKRVG; encoded by the coding sequence ATGAAGCTGCCGTTCGTTCTCATCAACATGGCAATGACCGCCGACGGCAAGATCGCCACCGCCAACCGCGCTGTTTCCTCGTTCACCAGCAGGCGGGATTTCGAACATCTGCTCGAACTTCGCGCCTCGGCCGACGCTGTCATGTCAGGTGCCCGGACCGTGGATCAGGAAGGCGTCAACCTCGGCCCCGGCGCGGAGAGATTCCGCCGCTTGCGGCTCAAGAACGGTTTGGCGGAGTGTAATCTGCGAATCGTCGCAAGCGGTTCAGGTTCGCTAAATCCTCGCGCCGCAATTTTTCGTCATCATTTCTCGCCCGTCGTGGTTCTGGTCAGCCGGAGGGCTCCCGAACGCAACTTGCGTCTGCTTCGCGCCCTGGCCGACGAGGTGAAGGTTTTTGGTGGGCAGGAGATCGATTTTCGCGCGGCATTCATGTGGCTGCGGGACAAGTGGAAAATCGAGCGTTTGCTTTGTGAAGGTGGCGGTGAACTCAATGGCTCTCTGTTTCGCGATGGATTGGTCAACGAATTGCACCTGACTGTCTGCCCGAAAGTTTTTGGTGGTCGCCAGGCGCCAACCATTGCCGACGGACCGCCGGTGTTGAAACTGGCCGCCGCGGCCCGCCTGGCGCTGAAATCGATCAAGCGAAGCGGTGATGAAGTCTTTCTCACCTACGATGTCTTGAAGAGGGTCGGTTGA